From a single Ailuropoda melanoleuca isolate Jingjing chromosome 12, ASM200744v2, whole genome shotgun sequence genomic region:
- the SHCBP1 gene encoding SHC SH2 domain-binding protein 1: MADGLLAGGGLGSQTMTPQPERTGWAVEEEPAPLEKGLLQDEDSCSDCSNHDKPGSSLPSFVPEGKTHFPEIFQTSQLLFFERFRAYQDYILADCKASEVREFTAEFLEKVLEPSGWRAVWHTNVFEVLVEVTDVDFAALKAVVRLADPYLCESQVSSFNLECMNELLDLKEHRLPLQELWVVFDDSGVFDQTALAIEHVRFFYQNIWRSWDEEEEDEYDYFVRCVEPRLRLHYDILEDRVPSGLIVDYRNLLSQCEESYRTFLNLRSSLSNCNSDSEQENISMVEGLKLYSEIEQLKQKLKLIENPLLRYVFGYQKNSNIQAKGIRPNGQKVMHVVSSTMMTGLLRSLLRDRLCQEPCKEETEIQFHSDPLSAINACYEGDTVIVCPGHYMVHGTFAIADSIELEGYGLPDDIVIEKRGKGDTFVDCTGVDIKISGIKFIQHDAVEGILIIHRGKTILENCVLQCETTGVTVRTSAEFLMKNSDLYGAKGAGIEIYPGSKCTLSDNEIHHCKEGILIKDFLDEHYDIPKISMVNNVIHNNEGYGVVLVKPTIFSDLQENVQDETEENRALKIPTSEEAGTAERVDLEELIQCATGKMELYARSTLSEHVEGNCEIVNELVAASTQKGQMKKKRLSELGITQADDNLMSQEMFVSIVGNQFKWNGKGSFGTFLF, encoded by the exons ATGGCTGACGGATTGCTGGCGGGTGGCGGGCTGGGGTCGCAGACTATGACTCCGCAGCCGGAGCGCACGGGCTGGGCGGTCGAGGAGGAGCCAGCGCCTCTGGAGAAAG gTCTGTTGCAAGATGAAGATTCATGCAGTGATTGTAGCAATCATGATAAGCCAGGTTCTAGTTTACCAAGTTTTGTGCCTGAAGGAAAGACTCATTTCCCAGAAATATTCCAGACAAGTCAACTTTTGTTCTTTGAGCGATTCAGAGCTTATCAAGATTACATTTTAG CTGACTGCAAGGCCTCTGAAGTAAGAGAATTCACGGCTGAGTTCTTGGAGAAGGTCCTTGAACCATCTGGATGGCGGGCAGTCTGGCACACTAATGTGTTTGAGGTGCTGGTTGAG gtcACAGATGTGGACTTTGCAGCCTTGAAGGCAGTGGTGAGGCTTGCCGACCCATACCTCTGTGAATCTCAAGTGAGCTCTTTTAACTTGGAGTGTATGAATGAGCTCCTCGATCTGAAGGAACATCGGTTGCCCCTGCAGGAGCTGTGGGTGGTGTTTGATGATTCTGGAGTATTTGACCAGACGGCCCTTGCAATTGAGCATGTCAg GTTTTTCTATCAAAACATTTGGAGGAGCTGGGATGAAGAAGAGGAGGATGAGTATGATTATTTTGTCAGATGTGTTGAGCCTCGATTGAGATT GCATTATGACATCCTCGAAGACCGAGTTCCTTCAGGACTTATTGTTGATTACCGCAATCTGCTGTCCCAATGTGAGGAGAGTTACAGGACATTTTTAAATCTGAGAAGCAGTTTGTCAAATTGTAACTCCGATTCCGAGCAGGAAAACATCTCCATGGTTGAAGGGTTAAAATTGTATTCAGAGATTGAACAGTTGAAACAAAAGCTAAAACTCATTGAGAATCCTTTGTTGAG ATACGTGTTTGGTTATCAGAAGAATTCGAATATTCAAGCAAAGGGCATTCGTCCAAATGGTCAGAAGGTCATGCATGTGGTCTCCTCCACCATGATGACTGGCCTGCTGCGGTCTCTGCTCAGGGACAGACTTTGTCAGGAGCCTTgtaaggaggaaacagaaattcag TTCCATAGTGATCCGTTGTCTGCTATAAATGCCTGCTATGAAGGTGACACTGTGATCGTTTGTCCGGGCCATTACATGGTACATGGCACATTCGCCATTGCTGATTCCATTGAGTTGGAAG GTTATGGTCTACCAGATGATATTGTGATAGAAAAGAGGGGCAAAGGAGATACTTTTGTCGATTGCACAGGTGTGGATATTAAAATCTCAGGCATAAAATTTATTCAGCATGATGCTGTAGAAGGAATCTTGA TCATTCACCGTGGTAAGACCATCCTGGAAAACTGTGTGCTGCAGTGTGAGACTACAGGAGTCACGGTGCGAACATCAGCAGAATTTTTAATGAAGAACTCAGATTTATATGGTGCCAAG GGTGCTGGTATAGAAATATATCCTGGAAGTAAGTGCACCTTGAGTGACAATGAAATCCATCACTGCAAGGAAGGGATACTCATTAAG GACTTCTTAGATGAGCATTATGACATTCCCAAAATATCCATGGTGAATAATGTCATACATAATAATGAAGGTTATGGTGTTGTCTTGGTGAAACCTACAATCTTCTCTGACCTGCAGGAAAATGTCCAAGATGAAACTGAAG AAAATAGAGCACTTAAAATTCCCACAAGTGAGGAGGCAGGCACAGCGGAAAGGGTGGATTTAGAAGAGCTGATTCAGTGTGCAACTGGCAAAATGGAGCTTTATGCAAGATCCACCCTTTCTGAGCACGTCGAAGGCAACTGTGAAATTGTAAATGAACTCGTTGCTGCCTCCACCCAGAAGGGccagatgaagaagaaaaggttGAGTGAGCTGGGGATCACACAAGCTGATGACAACTTAATGTCACAGGAGATGTTTGTTTCAATCGTGGGGAACCAGTTCAAGTGGAATGGGAAAGGGAGTTTTGGCACATTTCTTTTCTGA